One Pararhizobium sp. IMCC3301 DNA segment encodes these proteins:
- a CDS encoding BMP family protein yields MSDPIKSLIKAAVSRRAVLKTAGIGASALAMPGILGAAGAASHGPLKVAAIYTLPVEQQWISRIHKAALAAAERGDIEYVYSESTSNNDYERVMREYSEAGHDLIIGETFAVEDAARDVARDYPDKAYLMGSSFKPMDDAPNFAVFDNYIQDAAYLSGIIAGAMTKTKNIGMVGGFPIPEVNRLMHAFMAGASEMQPDIKFQVAFIGSWFDPAKAKETAFAQIDGGADIMYAERFGVSDAAKEKNVLAIGNVIDTQADYPDTVVASAIWHFEPTLDAAVAKAKAGEFKAADYGLYSFMKEGGCSLAPYGTFEGKIPEAALKLVGEKEAAIKDGSFTVAINDAEPKSS; encoded by the coding sequence ATGTCAGATCCAATCAAGTCGCTGATAAAGGCGGCTGTATCACGCCGGGCAGTGTTGAAAACTGCGGGGATAGGCGCGTCCGCACTGGCGATGCCCGGTATTCTGGGCGCGGCAGGTGCTGCAAGCCACGGACCTTTGAAAGTCGCGGCGATCTATACGCTGCCGGTTGAGCAGCAGTGGATCAGCCGGATTCACAAGGCGGCCCTTGCCGCAGCCGAACGTGGCGATATCGAGTATGTCTATTCGGAAAGCACATCCAACAATGATTATGAACGCGTCATGCGCGAATATTCCGAAGCCGGTCACGATCTGATCATCGGCGAGACCTTTGCTGTGGAAGATGCGGCACGCGATGTGGCGCGTGATTATCCCGACAAGGCCTATCTGATGGGCTCCAGTTTCAAACCCATGGATGATGCACCGAATTTCGCGGTGTTCGACAATTACATTCAGGACGCGGCCTATCTTTCCGGCATTATTGCCGGTGCCATGACCAAAACCAAGAATATCGGCATGGTCGGAGGCTTCCCGATTCCCGAAGTGAACCGTCTGATGCATGCCTTCATGGCCGGTGCCAGCGAAATGCAGCCCGACATCAAATTCCAGGTCGCCTTTATCGGCTCGTGGTTTGATCCGGCCAAAGCCAAGGAAACCGCCTTCGCCCAGATCGATGGCGGCGCTGACATCATGTATGCCGAGCGGTTTGGCGTTTCCGATGCCGCCAAGGAGAAAAATGTTCTGGCCATCGGCAATGTCATCGACACCCAGGCGGATTACCCCGACACCGTTGTGGCATCCGCCATCTGGCATTTTGAACCGACCCTCGATGCAGCCGTGGCGAAGGCCAAGGCCGGAGAGTTCAAGGCCGCCGATTACGGCCTCTATTCCTTCATGAAGGAGGGCGGCTGCTCGCTGGCGCCTTATGGCACATTTGAAGGCAAAATCCCGGAAGCTGCGCTGAAACTTGTCGGTGAGAAGGAAGCGGCCATCAAGGATGGCAGCTTTACCGTGGCCATCAATGACGCCGAGCCGAAATCCAGCTAG
- the urtE gene encoding urea ABC transporter ATP-binding subunit UrtE, translated as MSCRRQAVFRGVSLKAAAGRITCVLGRNGVGKTSLLRAVVGHHPLTAGQISMNGKILGNSAAYDRARSGIGFVPQGREVFPLLSVEENLQIGYIAVKRASRSIPDYVFELFPVLKDMLHRRCGDLSGGQQQQLAISRALVMRPKLLVLDEPTEGIQPSIIKDIGRAIRFLRDEEGMAILLVEQYLDFCRELADDLYIMDRGEVVHSGDAASLDRADVRQHLMV; from the coding sequence ATTTCCTGCAGGAGGCAGGCGGTCTTTAGAGGCGTTTCGCTGAAGGCCGCCGCCGGGCGGATCACCTGCGTTCTGGGCCGCAACGGTGTCGGCAAGACCAGCCTGTTGCGCGCTGTGGTCGGGCATCACCCGCTGACAGCCGGCCAGATCAGCATGAATGGAAAAATTCTCGGCAACAGCGCCGCCTATGACCGTGCCCGGTCGGGCATCGGCTTCGTGCCGCAGGGCCGCGAGGTTTTCCCGCTGCTCAGTGTCGAGGAAAATCTTCAAATCGGCTATATCGCTGTCAAACGCGCCTCGCGCAGCATTCCCGATTATGTGTTTGAGCTGTTTCCAGTTCTGAAGGACATGCTGCACCGCCGCTGCGGCGATCTGTCCGGCGGCCAGCAACAACAGCTGGCGATCAGCCGGGCTTTGGTGATGCGGCCAAAACTTCTGGTTCTGGACGAGCCCACTGAAGGCATTCAGCCCTCGATCATCAAGGATATCGGCCGCGCCATCCGCTTCCTGCGCGATGAGGAGGGCATGGCCATTCTGCTGGTCGAACAATATCTCGATTTCTGCCGCGAACTGGCGGATGATCTTTACATCATGGATCGCGGCGAAGTGGTGCATTCCGGCGATGCCGCCAGTCTCGACCGCGCCGATGTGCGCCAGCATCTGATGGTGTGA
- a CDS encoding aldo/keto reductase family oxidoreductase, whose translation MSPHLNLQRSGKMGRFEIGRLAYGCWRFSGSSLTEARSKLGAALESGANLIDTAAIYGLRTEGFGGAESALGDLLDADKGLREQIVLVTKAGIHPPLPYDSTRDNLISSCEASLQRLKTDRIDVFLIHRPDLLASHEEVAGALNTLRREGKILEAGVSNYSLAQTRALQAFVDFPFVATQPEISALATDALFDGTLDMCQEWSMTAMAWSPLAAGALATGALATGRGSSDEAQLARIVAEIDRIAGANETSREAVALAWLLAHPAGIVPIIGSQQPDRIKAAALAFDVQMTRRDWYAILEASLGRKMP comes from the coding sequence ATGTCACCACACCTGAACCTGCAACGCTCCGGCAAAATGGGCCGCTTTGAAATTGGCCGGCTGGCCTATGGATGTTGGCGGTTTTCCGGATCTTCGCTGACCGAGGCACGCAGCAAACTGGGCGCGGCGCTGGAAAGCGGGGCCAATCTGATCGACACCGCAGCGATTTACGGCCTTCGTACGGAAGGCTTCGGCGGCGCGGAAAGTGCTCTTGGCGATCTGCTGGACGCCGACAAGGGCCTGCGCGAGCAGATCGTGCTGGTGACCAAGGCGGGGATACATCCGCCGCTGCCTTATGATTCCACCCGGGACAATCTGATTAGCTCCTGCGAAGCCTCGCTGCAGCGCTTGAAGACCGACCGCATCGACGTGTTTCTGATTCACCGCCCGGACCTGCTGGCCTCTCATGAAGAGGTCGCTGGCGCGCTCAACACGCTGCGCCGCGAGGGTAAAATTCTGGAGGCCGGTGTGTCCAATTACAGTCTTGCCCAGACACGAGCGCTGCAGGCCTTTGTGGATTTTCCGTTTGTGGCGACACAGCCGGAGATTTCGGCGCTGGCCACGGATGCGCTGTTCGATGGCACTTTGGATATGTGTCAGGAATGGTCGATGACGGCGATGGCCTGGTCGCCACTTGCCGCGGGGGCTCTGGCCACCGGGGCTTTGGCAACAGGACGCGGCTCTTCCGATGAAGCGCAACTGGCACGGATTGTTGCTGAAATTGACCGGATTGCAGGTGCCAACGAAACCAGTCGCGAGGCGGTGGCGCTGGCATGGCTGCTGGCCCATCCGGCGGGCATTGTGCCGATCATCGGCTCGCAACAGCCGGATCGTATCAAGGCTGCAGCCCTTGCCTTCGACGTGCAGATGACCCGTCGCGACTGGTACGCCATTCTGGAAGCCAGCCTTGGCCGGAAAATGCCGTGA